GCAAGTTCACAGGCTCCCGTTTCGAGCATCCTGCGCAGCTCGATCAGCTGGATGGAGGCATCGGCGTCGTTCTTGCCCTCGGATGCGGCGCGAAGGACGGCTTCGAGGGAGGCCCAGCGGCTCAGGGGATTGACGAAGGTGCCCCGGCCGCGCTCCACGCTGAGGATGCGCTGGGCCTGCAGCGTCTTCATCGCCTCGCGGACCGTCATGCGGCTGACCTCGTGGCGGGCACTCAGTTCATGCTCGCCGGGAACCGTGGAGCCGGGCGGAAACTCGCCTTCGATGATGCGGTCCAGCAGCTCATCGGCCACCACGCCCACCAGTGACTTCCTTGCCATGTTGCCCCCGATCGCTCTTTCCGGCCGACGCCTGGCGGATATGTCAGACAAGTGTACTTGCGTGTCCGTATGCCGTGTGCCACACTAATTTTCAGATGCAAGATGTCAGACATCTTACAGTTACCTTTACATCTGGATCCGCGAGCCCGGATCGCTACACAACGGAGTGCACTGTGACGTATGAAGCAGACGTTCTGGCCGCCTATCCGGCAGACCTTGAGATTCCCGCCGGGCTGGTTGCCGGCGCGCTGGCCGCTTCCAACGCAGCGGTTCCCCGCGTCCTGGTAGTGCTCGACGACGACCCCACCGGCACGCAGTCCGTGGCAGACCTGCCCGTGCTCACCCGTTGGGAAGTGGAAGACTTCACCTGGGCCTTCGGCCAGGGCAAGCCCGCCGTGTATGTCCTGACCAACACCCGCAGCCTTGACCCGGCGGAGGCGGCAGCCCGCAACGAGGAAGTGGTCCGCAACGCCCTGGCCGCAGCAGGGCAGCAGGACTCCGCTGGTTCCAGTCTTCGGCTGGGTTTCGTCAGCCGCAGCGATTCCACCCTCCGCGGCCACTTCCCCCTGGAGCCGGACGTCATTGCAGCCACCGTGGCCAAGGTCAGTGGAGAAAAGACCGACGGCGTTGTCCTGGTTCCGGCCTTCCCCGACGCCGGCAGGCTCACCATTGGCGGCGTCCACTACATGCGCGGCACCGGCGACGCCAAGGGCACCCTGGTCCCGGTCTCCGAAACGGAGTTCGCCAAGGACGCGTCCTTCGGCTTCAGCACCTCCGTCATGGCGGACTACGTCGCGGAAAAATCGCAGGGCAGGTTCCCGGCAGATTCCGTGATCGTCCTGGACCTGAACACCATCCGCGCCGGTGCCTCCGCCCAGGACCCGGCCATCTCCGCCAAAGCGATTGCCGACGCCATCGAACCGGCCACCGATTCCACGCCCATCGTCGCGGACATCGTCACCGAGAACGACTTCCGCGCACTGGCCTTGGGCCTGGAAGAAGCCGAGCGCCGCGGCAAGAAGCTGCTGTACCGCGTTGGCCCGCCGTTCGTCCGGGGCCGCATCGGCCAGGACATCCGCGCCGCGCTGACCTCCGAGGAGGCTTACGCGGGCAACACGCCGTCGGAGGCCGGTGGCCTGATCGTGGTGGGCTCGCACGTCGGCGTCACCACGCGCCAGCTCAACGTCCTCACCGCGGAACACAGCTCCGCCCGGATCATCGAGATCGACGTCGAGAAACTCCTTGGTGCCGAGCCGGACGCCAAGGCGCACCTGGACCAGACCGTTGAGGCCGTCGTCGAAGCCCTCCACGCCGGCGACGTCATCGTGCACACCAGCCGGCTGCTCATCAAGACCGATGACCCCGCCGAAAGCCTGCGGATCGCACGGACCGTTTCCGCCGCCGTCGTGGACGTGGTCAACCGCACGCTGAAGACCTTCCCGCCCCGGTTCGTCATCGCCAAGGGCGGCATCACGTCCTCGGACGTCGCAGCCCACGGCCTGGAAATCCGCCACGCCATTGTCCGCGGCCCGATGCTGCCCGGCATCGTCAGCCTCTGGGAACCGGTCGACGGCCCCGCCAAGGGCATCCCGTACATCGTGTTCGCCGGGAACGTGGGCGACGACGACTCCCTGGCCCAGGTCACCCGCAAGCTCAGCAGCACTTTCTAATTCCCACCGGCTCCACGGGCCGGGCCCCCGCCGGCGAGGGCCGGGCAAATTTCAAGGAGAAACACCATGACCAGCAACTACACCGTCACCGTCCTGGGCCTCGGCGCCATGGGCCTGCCCATGGCCACCCGCCTGGCCTCGCAGTTGACCGTCCACGGCTTCGACATCGCCGAACCCCGCCTGGAACTTGCCCGGGAAGCCGGGATTGCCACCTTCAGCACGGCCCGCGAAGCCGCCAAGGGTGCCGACGCCGTCCTCCTGGCCGTCCGCAATGGTGAACAGCTCAACGACGTCCTCTTCGGGGAGAACGGTGTGGCCTCCGTCCTGGAACCGGGCGCCGTCGTCATCCTCGGCAGCACGGTGGGCACCGACGCCATCCCCGCCACGGTCGCCAAGCTGGCCGAATACGGCGTGGACCTGGTGGACGCTCCGCTGTCCGGCGGCCCCAAGCGCGCCGGCGAAGGCGACCTGCTGATCGTCGTCGGCGCATCCCCCGAAGCCCGCGAAAAGGCCGCCCCCGCCCTGGACCTGCTCGCCTCCACCCTCACCGTGGTGGGCGACAACCCCGGCGACGGCCAGGCCCTGAAGACCGTCAACCAGCTCCTGTGCGGCGTCCACATCGCCGCCGCCGCCGAGGCCCTGGCCCTGGCCGACGCCCTGGGGCTGGACCAGGCCAAGACACTTGCCGCCCTGGAAGCAGGCGCGGCCGGTTCCTTCATGCTCTCCAACCGCGGACCCCGCATCCTGGAGGCCTACAACGAGGAAGGTGCCGAAGTGCTGTCCCGCCTGGACATCTTCGTCAAGGACATGGGCATCGTGGGCAAGGCAACCCGCGCCGCCGGCCTGGCAGCCCCCGTTGCTGCCGCCGCCGAACAGCTCTACCTCCTGGGCCAGGCCCAGGGCCTCGCCGCCGCCGATGACTCCGCCGTCATCAAGGTGGTCGCGCCCGCCAAGCGCACCAAGTAAGCCACCCCTCCTGCCCTTGCGGCACAAGACGTACGACGACGGCGGTCCCCCTCCGCCGTCGTCGTGCCTCCCAGCGTTGCTTAAGCGCAGTCCCGCAACGTTTATCCCCACCCACCATTCCCTGATGCCGCCCTGCCCCGGACCGGCACGTCAAAGGAGACATCCCCCCGTGAACCACCTGATGAGCCCGCTGATACAGCGGGCGGCCGATGCCCCGGCCATCAAGCCCGCCGTTGAGCTGGGCACCCCGGTACTGCTCACCATCGCAGCGGTGGGCATCGCCATCCTGCTGGTGATGATCATCCGCTTCAAGATCCAGGCCTTCGTGGCCCTGCTCACCGTCAGCATCCTGGTGGCCGTGGCGGCAACCATCCCGCTGCAGGACATCTTTACCGTGGTCTCCAGCGGCGTGGGCAGCACCATGGGCAAGGTTGCCATCCTGATCGCGCTCGGCGCCGTGCTGGGCCGCATGATCGAGGTGTCCGGCGGCGTCCAGTCCCTCGCGGACCACTTCACCCGCAAGCTCGGGGCCAAGCGCGTTGCCGTGGCGCTGACCGCCGTCGGCTTCCTGGTGGCCATCCCCGTGTTCTTCGAGGTGGGCATCATCGTGCTGGTGCCCATCGTGTACGCCTTCGCCAAGATCGCCAAGGTCCACCCCGTGAAGTTCGGCCTCCCCATGGCCGGCATCATGCTCGCCATCCACGTGGCAGTACCCCCGCACCCCGGAATCGTCGCCGGGGCCGGCGTGCTTGGTGCCGACATCGGACTCATCGCCCTGATCTCACTGCTGATCTGCGTGCCCCTGGGCTTCCTGTCCTACTGGGTTGCGTCCATCATGAACCGCAAGGACTATGAGCTGCTGCCGGTCGTGAAGGCCCAAGTGGAGGAGTTCGGCTCCAAGTCACTGGTCAAGGTGGGCCATGACGGTCCCGGGGCCGCCGCCATCGCACCCCGCGCCCGGGCCTGATCATCTTCCTGATCGCAGCGCCCATTGTGCAGATCCTGCTCGGTACCGTCGGCACCCTGGTGATCCCCAAGTCCGATCCGCTGTATGGCCTCGCTGCCTTCATCGGCAACCCCTTCCTGGCCCTGCTGGTGGCCGTGGCGCTGTCCTTCTTCCTGCTGGCTGTCCGCCGCGGCTGGTCCTTCAAGGAAACCGGCGAGATCTTCGAAGGCTCCCTTCCTCCCATCGCCTCCATCCTGATGGTGGTGGCCGCCGGCGGCGTGTTCGGCAACGTGCTGCAGGTCTCCGGCATCGGGTCGGCGCTGTCCAAGACCCTGGACACCCTCGGCGTTCCGCTGCTGCTGCTCGGCTTCATCATCTCGCTGGCCCTCCGCGCCGCCCAGGGTTCGGCCACCGTGGCCATCGTGACCACCACCGGCCTGCTGTCCGCAGCAGTCAGCGGCGGCGGCTACAGCCCGGCGCAGATCGCAGTAATCGTGATCGCCATCGGCTTCGGCGCCCTGGGCCTGTCCCACGTGACTGACGCCGGCTTCTGGGTAGTGGTCCGCTACTACGGCCTCACCGTCTCCGACGGCCTCAAGACCTGGACCGTCCTGACCACCATCCTGGGCGTGGCCGGCTTCCTGCTGACCTTCGTCGCCTGGATCCTGGTGGGAGGCCTGGGCGCCTGATGCAAACCCGCCTGGACCACCTGGTCACCTCCGCCCTCCAGCAGGGCTCCGCAGTGCCGGCCTTCACCTGCTACGACTTCACCACCGCGCTGGCCGTGGTGGGCGCCGCCGAGGAATCCGGCAGGGGCGTGATCCTGCTGGTGGCACCCAAGACCGCCGCCACCGCGAACGGCCTCCGGCTGATCTCGGCGCTGCGTGGCCTGGCCGACGCCGCCCGCGTCCCCGTCGCGGTGCAGCTCGACCACGCCTCCGACCTCCACGTGATGGCCGACGCCGTCACGGCAGGGGCGGATTCGGTCCTCGCCGACGGTTCCTCCCTTCCCTACGAGGACAACATTGCGCTGGTCCAGGCTGCGCGTGCGCTGCTGGGCTCCGACGTGGTGCTTGAGGCGGAACTCGGTGGCCTGGCCGGGGACGAGGACCGTGCCTTCGGCGTCGACCCGCTGGATGCCGCGGGGCCAGCCAGGCATCGACGTGGCAGGCCTGACCGACTCCGCGCAGGTGGAGGACTTCGTGTTCCGCACCGGGGCCGAACTGCTGGCCGTCGCAGTGGGCAACGTCCACGGCAAGTACAAGGGCGAGCCGCGGCTGCGCTGGGACGTGCTGCAGGACATCGCGGCGCGGATCCACATTCCGCTGGTGCTGCACGGTGCCTCCGGCATCCCCGCGGAAGAGCTGGTCAAGGCCGCGGCCATGAACGTTGGCAAGGTCAACTTCAACACCGAACTGCGGACCGGCGTCCTTGCCACGCTCCAGGACCAGCTTCCCGCGCACCGTGCCGACGGTGAGAACCTGCAGGGGCTGCTGGCTTTGTGGAACACGTCGGCGAAGGGCTTCGCTGCCACCACGCTGGCCACGCTGGCACGGTAACGGGAACGAATCTTCCACGAACGGGAGGCCAGGATCAAGCAGCCGGTCCTGGCCTCCTCCTTTCCGACTTCATCCCGCCTGCCAGGCGGGATGGAGGTTTTCGCCGGGAGGCTAGGATCGAGCAATGATCCTGGCCTCCCTTCTCTTTGCCTTCCTTGCCGCCGCACTGCACGTCTTCATCTTCACCATGGAGTCGCTGACCTGGACCCGGCCCGCGACGTGGAAGCGCTTTGGGGTTGCCTCCCAGGCGGACGCGGAGACCACCAGGCCGCTGGCGTACAACCAGGGCTTCTATAACCTGTTCCTGGCCGTCGGGGCGTTCATTGGCGTGGGGCTCGTGGCGTTTGGCGGGGCGGGATCGATGCAGGACGTGGCAGGCTGGACCCTGATCTTCAGCTGCTGCGGTTCCATGCTGCTGGCGGCCGCCGTCCTGGCGTTCACCGGACGCAAGTACCTCCGCGCCGCGGCAACCCAGGGCACCACGCCGCTGCTCGCCGTCGTGCTCGGACTGCTTGCAGTGCTGCAATAGGGGCAGAAGGGGCGTAAGTCCTTAAACCCGCGCAGGCAACGGGGGCACAATAGTGCCGTGGGCAGCGTCGAGCCGTTGTAGGTCCCATGCACAGCACCGAAGGGCGGGGGACAGGAACCGGGGCGGACACGGTGGACCGTGATCCGGCCATCGACCTTGTCCGGTTCATGTGCCTGGCGCTGGTGGTGGTGGGGCACTCCATGATGGTCAGCCCGGTCCTGCACCCGGACGGAACAGTCACCAGTGAGAACACCCTGGCCCAGCAGGACTGGTTCGAGCCCATCATCTGGATCTTCATGGTCATGCCCCTGTTCTTCGTCACCGGTGGCGTGACCGGACTGCAGTCCTGGCGCCGGCTAAAGGCAAGCGGAGGCACCGCAGCCCAGTTCATCCGCGCCCGGCTCCTGCGCCTTCTCCGCCCGGCCACCCCTTTGCTGGCCACGATGGTGGTGGGTTTGTCCGTGGCGGCCGCGCTCGGCGTGGACCGGCAGGTGGTCCAGCTCATGGCAGCCGGGGCGGCCATGCCCCTGTGGTTCCTGGCCGCCTACCTCGCGGCACAGCTGAACATCCCGGCCCTGGCGGCACTGCATGCGCGGGCGCCCTGGCTTGGCTTCTGCCTGCTCACCGGGCTCGTGTTTGCCGTCGACTGCCTGCGGGGCGTCCTGCCGGACCTCGCCAACGTCAACCTGGTGTTCGTATGGTGCGCGGTCCAGCAACTGGGTTTCCTGGCCGCCGACGGCTACTTTTCCCGTCTTTCCCGTTCCGAACTGCTGGGCATCGCCGTGGCCGGACACCTGCTGCTGGGACTCGTGACCGGGCTGGGGCTGTACCGCGGAAACATGCTGGTGAACCTCAACCCGCCCAACCTGACCCTGGTGATCCTGGCCGTCCCGCAGCTGGCCACGATGGAACTGGCGCGTCCGGTCCTGGCGCCTTTGGCCGGGGTGGGCTGGATCGGCCGGCTGCTGGTGCTGGCCGGCAGCAGATCCCTCACGGTGTACCTGTGGCACCTGCCGCTGCTGGTGGGCATGTCCGGGCTGCTGCTCCTGGCGCCGATCCCCAAGCCCGGCGCCGGCACCGCTGCATGGTGGTGGTCGCGGCCCCTGGTGGTCCTCGCGCTGCTCATCCTGCTCCTGCCGGTGGCCGCCGCGTTTGGCCACCTGGAGGAACGGACGACGACGGCCGTCACCCTGCGCTGCCGGCCCGCCACGGCGGGGGCCGCCGTCGTTGTGGTCTTCATCCCCGTGGCGGACGCCGCGCTCAGCGGACTGTCACCGGGACTGCTGGCCGCCGGCACGGTGTGTTTCTCGGTGGCGATCGTTTTGCTGGGCGGTTTTCCGCTGCGGCGCCGGCAACCATACCGGCGCCGCCATGGCCGAAGGACCATTGCCAGCGGACTGAAGTAGTGCCAGTGTCGAACCATGACCGAGAACACCACGTCCGCTGAGGACAAGTTCACCGCAAATGTCTCGCTGCGGCGCAATGACGCACAGCACCGGTACGAACTCCTGGTGGACGGCAGACTGGCTGTCCAGGCCTTTTTCCACGACCTTCCCGGGCACATCGATTTCACCCACACCGAGACCGGCGAGGATTTCGAGGGACAAGGCCTGGGCAAGGTCCTTGCACACTTTGCCCTGGATGACGTGGTAGCCACCGGCAAGCGGATCATTCCGCACTGCCCGTTCATTTCCAGCTACCTGCGAAAGCACGAAGGCTACGAACAATTCGTCGATTGGCCGGAGCGCTGATCTTTGAGGCGCTACCAGGCGCTAAGCCTGAAGCGCCCGGGGCGCGTGCCCTGGGCTAAGCGGCCAGGCGTCAGCTGGCCAGCGCCTGGCCGGTGACCGCCATGGCGGTTCCCGGATCATCGATGGTGAAGCCGCAGGCACAGCGGTAGGTGACGATGCTGTCCGGGACGGACCCGGGACGCAGTGAAACTACGGTGTTCCCGTCAACGTACACGGGCTGCCGGACCGGAAGCTCATCATGGTCGACACGCTGCATTGGCGTGCGGCAGTGCATGCGCGAATTCAGGGTCATCAACAACCCTGCGTCCACGGGTACGGTTGTGGACAAGAGCTGCCCAGCTGCCTCGGTGCGCTCCCCAAACGCCGTCAGCCGGTGTTCCATTGCGGTGGTCATGATGTTCTTCCTTGGGCTTCTTCACGGAACCGCCGGCATTGGCAGCCCCGCCGCGAACTGCTTGCGGAGGTTCATTTATCACCGTAAGCAAAGCATGCTTACTATTTGTTGCACAAGTCGGAACAGCCCGGAATGCGGTCGTGGGGACCGCGCGAGGATACGTTTTCCTGGTCAGCTGCGCTGCCACTGCCAGGCATGCCAGAACAGCAGGAAAACCAGGGTGGCAAAGCCGGCGAGAACCACCTGCGGAGCGAACGTGAACACGACGTACGCGAGCGGGATTGCGCCGGAGGACGGCCCCATGATCATCGGGCCGCTCAGCAGCGGTGCTGTGCCGCCGGCAATCATCGCAGCAGCCAGCAGCCACAACAACACAATGAAGGGATTGGGTGCGGACCAGGACCGTTCCGTCCCGGCGGCTTCGGGGCCCTCCGTCTCAGGCGGTACCGGGTTCCCGTCCCTGTCCACTTCACGGAATCCGAGCGCTCCGGATGGTTGCTGGTCCATGTTTCCCCCTTCACGGCAGCAGCCCGGTACTGCGGCGTTACCAGCCTAACGGCCCACACAGCCGTCTCTCTGGCTAGGCTTGCAGCATGACGCCTACCAGCACTCGAACCACAGCACTCGTTACTGGCGCCAGCGCCGGCCTGGGCCACGAATTTGCCGAGCAGCTCGCCGCCCAGGGGCATGACCTGGTCCTGGTGGCGCGCAACGCGTCCCGGCTTGCAGAAACAGCGGAAGACTTCCGGCGGCGGCACGGCGTCACGGCTGAGGTGCTTCCTGCTGACCTGACGCAGGACGACGACGTCGCCGCCGTCGTCGAACGCCTCGAGGACGCCACGCGGCCGGTGGGGATCCTGGTGAACAACGCCGGGATCGGCCTGCTGCACAACTTCGAGGACAACCATGCAGCCGAGGAGAGGCGCCACCTGAAGCTGCATGCGGAAACGTCCATGGTGCTTACCCACGCGGCACTCAGGGGAATGCTGGAGCGCGGGGAGGGCAGGATCATCAATGTGGCCAGCGTCGCCGCGTTCCTGCCGCGCGGAACCTACTCGGCGGCGAAGGCGTGGCTGGTGAGCTTCAGCCGGTGGGCAAACCTGGCCTATCGAAAGCGGGGCATTAAGGTCACGGCCGTCTGCCCGGGCTTCACCCACACGGAGTTCCACGACCGTATGGGGATGGACAAGTCGGTGGCTCCGTCCTGGACGTGGCTGCGGGCGGAGCGGGTGGTCAGGGAAGGCCTGGCGGACAACGAACGCGGCAAGGCGGTGTCCGTCCCCTCCAAGAGGTACAAAGTGGTTGCCGCAGTGGCCAGGGTGGCGCCTGCGCGGCTAATGGCCGGGCCGGCGCGGAAGCCGAAGTAGGCCGGAGCGCCTGGCAGGGAGCCCGGGAAGCGCCTTCCGGGGCCGGGCACCGGACCTGCGGACGGCCAGCACCACGAGGATCCCCAGCAGCGCGCCCACCAAGGTCTCTACGGCCCGCTCGAGGATGAGGACCCGCGGTTCGGTGGGGGAGGCCAGCTGGGTTATCAGCAGGATGACCGGGGTGAACCAGACCATGGCCAGGCCATAGTGCCTGGTCATGAACAGCTCCGTGGCGAACTGGAAAAGGATCACCAGCAGCGCCAGCACCACGGCCCGGTGTCCCGGCTCCTGAAGCGCCGGGTAGACCGCCGCCAGGGTCCAGGGTCCCGGAATGATGACGACGGCGGTGACCGCCAGTCCCAGGAACGTCCCGACGATGCGGTGGACGCCCCGCCGGACGCTGCTGGGCAGGTCTGCTCCGGCCAGGGGGACGGCGGCAGCTGCCATGGCCCAGTGCGGGTGGCCGCTGCCGCTGATGACGCCTACGGTCCCGGCGGCACCCACCGCCAGCACGTACCGTGCAGCGTGGACTGACAACTCCCTGCGCCCCGCCGCCGAGCGGCGCGGCACGCTCCGGGTGGCCCCTGGCTCCCAGGACCTCCGGCGCATCCAGCCGCTGAATCCGATCAGGATGGAAAACACTGATGAGGCCACCGCGATGAGCATGGCGGCGTACCAGGGGACTGTGGTGGGAACGGAAGCGCAGGCGCCGAGGGCGAGGATTCCAAAGAAGGGCCCGTTGGGTTTCAGGCGTACCCTGTCCGCATATACCGACCCCACTCCGGCCAGGGTCGCTTCCACTGCCACCAGCCACCAGGAGTGGATGTGGTTGATGGACAGCGTTACTCCCACCACCACGCCGGTGAGCAGCACCAGGGCGCCCTGGCCCTGGTGGCGGAGCCGGAGCTGGTGCGGTTCCGAGCGGCCGTACATGCCGGTGAGCGCGCCGAATACGGCGTAGATGATGAGGTCGGTGCGGCCGGCGGCCAGCAGGAGCAGCGAGGGGACCGCCACGCTGAGGGCCACCCGGAGCGCGGCAAGGTGGTCGCCGTTGGCAGGTTCCAACCGGTGAAGCGCGCGTAGCTGCTCCACAACGCGCTTCATGTCCCGACCTGTCCTGTTTTTGTTGATGTACTGCGGCCCGAAGGCCCTTGCGACCGTATCACCGCGTCCCATGCAGAGCCACATGCCGCAGTCACGGGAGGACATCCGGCCGGCACGCAAAGGCCCGCCCAGCGTGCTTCCCCCAAGGAAGCACGCGGGACGGGCCTGTGAGCGTGGGCTACAAGAGTGCCCGGGAGGCTGGGCCTATGCCCCGGCCGGAACCCCGCGGTGTGCGTGGGGATCGGCGCCGTCCTGGGTGTCGAACGGCAGTTCGTCCAGGTTGATCAGCGGGTTCTCGTCCTGGGTCGCCACCAGTTCCTTCGCCTCTGCCTCGGTGTCGACGCTCGGCATCGATCCCGGGAGCGGCCGGTTGGCGGATTCCTTCAGGAAGTAGATGGCCACGGCGCCCACCAGGGAGGTGGCCATCAGGTAGTACGCGGGCATCATGTCGTTGCCGGTGGCCCCGATCAGCGCGGCCACGATGAACGGGGTGGTCCCGCCGAAGATGGCTACGGCGAAGTTGTAGGCAATGCCCATCGCTCCGTAACGGCTGGAGGTGGGAAACTGGGCCGGCAGTGCCGATGCCAGGTTGGCCACGTAGAAGGTCACGGGGAAAGCGATCAGGGCCAGGCCGGCGAGGGTGGACCAGATCTGCCCAATACCAATCAGCATGAAGGCCGGGATGGCCAGGACGATAGTACTGACGGCGCCGATCCAGAGCACGGGACGGCGGCCAATCCGGTCGGAGAGCTTGCCGGTCAGCGGGATGCAGAGGCTCATGACCACCAGGACGGGAATCGTCAGCAGTGTGCCGTGCACCTC
This region of Arthrobacter sp. DNA4 genomic DNA includes:
- a CDS encoding DUF1304 domain-containing protein; translation: MILASLLFAFLAAALHVFIFTMESLTWTRPATWKRFGVASQADAETTRPLAYNQGFYNLFLAVGAFIGVGLVAFGGAGSMQDVAGWTLIFSCCGSMLLAAAVLAFTGRKYLRAAATQGTTPLLAVVLGLLAVLQ
- a CDS encoding GNAT family N-acetyltransferase; this encodes MTENTTSAEDKFTANVSLRRNDAQHRYELLVDGRLAVQAFFHDLPGHIDFTHTETGEDFEGQGLGKVLAHFALDDVVATGKRIIPHCPFISSYLRKHEGYEQFVDWPER
- a CDS encoding NAD(P)-dependent oxidoreductase, with the protein product MTSNYTVTVLGLGAMGLPMATRLASQLTVHGFDIAEPRLELAREAGIATFSTAREAAKGADAVLLAVRNGEQLNDVLFGENGVASVLEPGAVVILGSTVGTDAIPATVAKLAEYGVDLVDAPLSGGPKRAGEGDLLIVVGASPEAREKAAPALDLLASTLTVVGDNPGDGQALKTVNQLLCGVHIAAAAEALALADALGLDQAKTLAALEAGAAGSFMLSNRGPRILEAYNEEGAEVLSRLDIFVKDMGIVGKATRAAGLAAPVAAAAEQLYLLGQAQGLAAADDSAVIKVVAPAKRTK
- a CDS encoding SDR family oxidoreductase, translated to MTPTSTRTTALVTGASAGLGHEFAEQLAAQGHDLVLVARNASRLAETAEDFRRRHGVTAEVLPADLTQDDDVAAVVERLEDATRPVGILVNNAGIGLLHNFEDNHAAEERRHLKLHAETSMVLTHAALRGMLERGEGRIINVASVAAFLPRGTYSAAKAWLVSFSRWANLAYRKRGIKVTAVCPGFTHTEFHDRMGMDKSVAPSWTWLRAERVVREGLADNERGKAVSVPSKRYKVVAAVARVAPARLMAGPARKPK
- a CDS encoding FUSC family protein, whose product is MKRVVEQLRALHRLEPANGDHLAALRVALSVAVPSLLLLAAGRTDLIIYAVFGALTGMYGRSEPHQLRLRHQGQGALVLLTGVVVGVTLSINHIHSWWLVAVEATLAGVGSVYADRVRLKPNGPFFGILALGACASVPTTVPWYAAMLIAVASSVFSILIGFSGWMRRRSWEPGATRSVPRRSAAGRRELSVHAARYVLAVGAAGTVGVISGSGHPHWAMAAAAVPLAGADLPSSVRRGVHRIVGTFLGLAVTAVVIIPGPWTLAAVYPALQEPGHRAVVLALLVILFQFATELFMTRHYGLAMVWFTPVILLITQLASPTEPRVLILERAVETLVGALLGILVVLAVRRSGARPRKALPGLPARRSGLLRLPRRPGH
- a CDS encoding acyltransferase → MHSTEGRGTGTGADTVDRDPAIDLVRFMCLALVVVGHSMMVSPVLHPDGTVTSENTLAQQDWFEPIIWIFMVMPLFFVTGGVTGLQSWRRLKASGGTAAQFIRARLLRLLRPATPLLATMVVGLSVAAALGVDRQVVQLMAAGAAMPLWFLAAYLAAQLNIPALAALHARAPWLGFCLLTGLVFAVDCLRGVLPDLANVNLVFVWCAVQQLGFLAADGYFSRLSRSELLGIAVAGHLLLGLVTGLGLYRGNMLVNLNPPNLTLVILAVPQLATMELARPVLAPLAGVGWIGRLLVLAGSRSLTVYLWHLPLLVGMSGLLLLAPIPKPGAGTAAWWWSRPLVVLALLILLLPVAAAFGHLEERTTTAVTLRCRPATAGAAVVVVFIPVADAALSGLSPGLLAAGTVCFSVAIVLLGGFPLRRRQPYRRRHGRRTIASGLK
- a CDS encoding four-carbon acid sugar kinase family protein encodes the protein MTYEADVLAAYPADLEIPAGLVAGALAASNAAVPRVLVVLDDDPTGTQSVADLPVLTRWEVEDFTWAFGQGKPAVYVLTNTRSLDPAEAAARNEEVVRNALAAAGQQDSAGSSLRLGFVSRSDSTLRGHFPLEPDVIAATVAKVSGEKTDGVVLVPAFPDAGRLTIGGVHYMRGTGDAKGTLVPVSETEFAKDASFGFSTSVMADYVAEKSQGRFPADSVIVLDLNTIRAGASAQDPAISAKAIADAIEPATDSTPIVADIVTENDFRALALGLEEAERRGKKLLYRVGPPFVRGRIGQDIRAALTSEEAYAGNTPSEAGGLIVVGSHVGVTTRQLNVLTAEHSSARIIEIDVEKLLGAEPDAKAHLDQTVEAVVEALHAGDVIVHTSRLLIKTDDPAESLRIARTVSAAVVDVVNRTLKTFPPRFVIAKGGITSSDVAAHGLEIRHAIVRGPMLPGIVSLWEPVDGPAKGIPYIVFAGNVGDDDSLAQVTRKLSSTF